A portion of the Oxynema aestuarii AP17 genome contains these proteins:
- a CDS encoding DUF4327 family protein: MTQQVLHPMVKFQRQVRSLVESKVLKPTDSIWKIALLYGDEWGYWKKELEEFEFSTQDPIQELLAVDAWEE; the protein is encoded by the coding sequence ATGACCCAGCAGGTTCTTCACCCAATGGTGAAATTCCAGCGCCAAGTGCGATCGCTAGTGGAATCAAAAGTCCTCAAGCCGACGGACAGCATCTGGAAAATAGCGCTTCTGTATGGGGATGAATGGGGTTATTGGAAAAAAGAGTTAGAAGAATTTGAATTTTCCACCCAAGACCCGATTCAAGAATTACTCGCGGTAGACGCTTGGGAAGAATAA
- a CDS encoding M48 family metallopeptidase, with protein MKPWNISIALLTLLMAIASPTIAEVPARSKPILTQRDGEDTRPIEPTSPREESTEVEPPPENEAETTEETEESAEDAEKEAEKAARRERLEILAEGDRLYQAGDIAGAEALYQQVKPPFSSEGNARGIASLPDATADPTQLSPKGGVYWREAQAGWEQKLETRIFVPLEFLVEEDPEFIPGHLLLAEAYTHYEQPEKAVEVLERATTFYPNNPELLRAKIEVLGNTEQWLEASIAARQFALLNPDHPDAEEFTRLADENFDKFRSHVRKQLAGNAIGNVLTGAFSVVLTGNPLGALSAVETLILLARGESAIGNSIANQAKENLELIEDEQVVNYIEDLGQKLAKLSGRDDFEYEFYVIKDKNLNAFALPGGKVFVNAGAILHTDSEAELAGLLTHELAHAVLSHGFQMVTHGNLLSNMFRHLPFGGTVANLLVLDYSRDMEVQADVLGTRLLTSAGYAADGLRNLMVELREQYGEGSSFLRFMSSHPLTQDRIDYLESLIENGGYNRFAYEGVERHQEIRQRVAELMKDELDEEELEDLDITLEEEEEAQEEGEESTESSQEEENVESEGETENDPTTPREIPQD; from the coding sequence ATGAAACCTTGGAATATATCGATCGCGCTGCTGACGCTGCTGATGGCGATCGCTTCCCCGACCATTGCGGAAGTTCCCGCCCGTTCCAAGCCAATTTTAACCCAGAGAGACGGGGAAGACACCCGACCCATCGAACCGACCAGTCCCAGGGAAGAAAGCACCGAAGTCGAACCCCCACCAGAAAACGAAGCCGAAACCACAGAAGAAACGGAAGAATCGGCAGAAGATGCCGAAAAAGAAGCTGAAAAAGCCGCCAGACGCGAACGATTGGAAATTCTCGCCGAGGGCGATCGCCTCTACCAAGCCGGAGACATTGCCGGGGCCGAAGCCTTATACCAACAAGTCAAACCGCCCTTTTCTAGCGAAGGAAATGCCCGAGGCATCGCCAGCTTGCCAGACGCGACCGCCGACCCGACCCAGTTATCGCCAAAAGGGGGCGTTTACTGGCGCGAAGCACAAGCGGGATGGGAACAAAAACTCGAAACGCGCATTTTCGTTCCCCTAGAATTTTTAGTCGAAGAAGACCCCGAATTTATTCCCGGACACTTACTGTTAGCCGAAGCTTATACCCATTACGAACAACCGGAAAAAGCCGTCGAAGTTTTAGAACGGGCGACCACGTTTTATCCAAATAATCCCGAACTGTTGCGGGCAAAAATAGAAGTTTTAGGCAATACCGAACAATGGCTGGAAGCTTCGATCGCCGCGCGCCAATTTGCCCTCCTCAATCCCGACCATCCCGACGCCGAAGAATTCACCCGCTTAGCCGACGAGAACTTTGATAAATTCCGTTCTCACGTTCGCAAGCAACTCGCCGGAAATGCGATCGGTAACGTCTTGACCGGGGCGTTTAGCGTCGTTTTGACAGGCAATCCATTAGGCGCGCTTTCCGCCGTAGAAACCTTAATTTTACTCGCCCGGGGAGAATCGGCGATCGGCAATAGTATCGCCAACCAAGCCAAAGAAAATCTCGAATTGATTGAAGACGAGCAAGTTGTTAACTATATCGAAGATTTGGGACAAAAACTCGCAAAACTAAGCGGTCGCGATGATTTTGAATACGAGTTTTACGTCATAAAAGATAAAAATCTCAATGCCTTTGCCCTTCCTGGCGGCAAAGTTTTTGTGAATGCCGGAGCCATTTTACACACCGATTCCGAAGCCGAACTCGCCGGATTGTTGACCCACGAACTCGCCCACGCCGTCTTATCCCATGGCTTCCAAATGGTGACTCACGGGAACCTTTTAAGTAATATGTTTCGTCATTTGCCTTTTGGCGGAACCGTTGCCAATTTATTAGTATTGGACTACAGCCGCGATATGGAAGTTCAAGCGGATGTTTTAGGAACCCGGTTGCTGACTTCGGCAGGTTATGCGGCGGACGGACTGCGAAATTTGATGGTAGAACTGCGCGAACAATATGGTGAGGGAAGTTCATTTTTACGATTTATGTCTTCTCACCCGTTAACCCAAGATCGAATCGATTATCTAGAAAGTTTAATCGAAAATGGCGGTTATAATCGTTTTGCGTATGAAGGGGTGGAACGACATCAAGAAATTAGGCAGCGTGTCGCCGAATTGATGAAAGACGAACTCGATGAGGAAGAGTTAGAGGATTTAGATATTACCCTGGAAGAAGAGGAGGAAGCGCAAGAAGAAGGGGAAGAATCAACAGAATCTTCTCAAGAGGAGGAGAATGTAGAATCCGAAGGAGAAACCGAAAACGACCCCACCACACCCCGCGAAATTCCGCAAGATTAG
- a CDS encoding ATP-dependent Zn protease: MSPTALNLAAIGVFTMTFSALLSPVFNISPLLPAAATFTVLGLFTFDSFSLEGQGGTLIIDWFARLSPEHRSRVVRHEAGHFLVATLLDIPVTGYALNAWQAFRQGQRAQGGVRFEDRQLAEALETGKISAQLFDRYCILWMAGIAAESLTGDRIEGGNDDRQKLRAILAQNRRDLTEVQLKERWATLQAKTLIEANWEAYERLVSAMERGATVEECYQEIA, encoded by the coding sequence ATGAGTCCAACTGCTCTTAATTTAGCGGCGATCGGCGTCTTCACGATGACCTTTTCCGCTTTACTTTCTCCCGTTTTTAATATCTCTCCCCTGCTGCCGGCTGCCGCTACATTTACCGTTCTTGGACTGTTTACTTTCGACAGTTTCAGCCTCGAAGGACAAGGCGGAACCCTCATTATCGATTGGTTCGCGCGCCTCTCTCCAGAACATCGATCGCGTGTCGTCCGCCACGAAGCCGGACATTTTCTCGTCGCCACCTTACTCGATATTCCCGTCACCGGATATGCACTCAACGCTTGGCAGGCATTTCGACAAGGACAACGAGCCCAGGGAGGGGTTCGTTTTGAAGATCGGCAATTAGCTGAAGCTTTAGAAACGGGTAAAATTTCCGCTCAATTATTCGATCGCTATTGCATCCTTTGGATGGCGGGAATTGCTGCTGAAAGTTTGACGGGCGATCGGATTGAAGGCGGTAACGACGATCGCCAAAAACTGCGCGCCATCCTCGCCCAAAATCGCCGCGACCTCACCGAAGTTCAATTAAAAGAACGTTGGGCGACCTTGCAAGCCAAAACCTTAATTGAGGCTAATTGGGAGGCTTACGAACGCTTAGTTTCCGCAATGGAACGCGGCGCAACCGTTGAAGAATGTTACCAAGAAATTGCCTAA